One Tomitella gaofuii DNA segment encodes these proteins:
- a CDS encoding VWA domain-containing protein, translating to MHVYPFSALVGADDLQLALTLTAVSPAIGGVLVRGEKGTAKSTAVRAQAALLPPVLSVDGCRFACDPAAPDPACPDGPHATDAPATAGPARLVELPVGAAEDRVTGSLHLGKALSGEGAEYEPGLLARAHRGVLYVDEVNLLHDHLVDLLLDAAAMGRTSVERDGVSISHASRFVLVGTMNPEEGELRPQLLDRFGLAVDVAAPRDAAVRAEIVRRRLAFDADPAGFAARWADAESELARRIAGARERVGSVVLGDAALTAIAEVCAAFDVDGMRADLVTAKAAAAHAAWCGRTGVTREDIAAAARLTLPHRRRRAPFDDPGTDGERLDELLDGMGDAEDPDGPGDDGTGDDGPGEDGPEGGEGPEGGDGPEGGGPEGGGPEDGGPEDGGPEDDGPGGGAPEPADDGSAEQRPRTDGGADDHADRDSGTPAERALAPAGAPFRARLLAAQRAGRGAAGRRSRARTTVGRTVGARRSASAADPAPVHLPATIRAAVVRRGDLAGPQPPSRAPFPATRRGNRRAADESVRGSADSAPGARITPADLRRKIVEGRETNLVLLCVDASGSMAARTRMEQVKAAVLSLLLDAYRRRDTVGLVTFRGDSASVVLPPTNSVDIAAARLRDLPTGGRTPLAEGLDRAAETLRRHRLRAPDLRPLLIVVTDGRATAGPDAVGRSLAAADRLAAAQTPAVVLDCETGRFRMGLARDLAQRMGAEYSPVGDVRADAITAAAAPHLQHPRTGKAA from the coding sequence GTGCACGTCTATCCGTTCAGCGCCCTCGTCGGCGCCGACGATCTGCAGCTGGCGCTCACGCTCACCGCCGTCTCGCCTGCGATCGGCGGGGTGCTGGTGCGCGGCGAGAAGGGCACGGCGAAGTCGACGGCGGTGCGCGCTCAGGCGGCGCTGCTGCCCCCGGTCCTGTCCGTCGACGGCTGCCGGTTCGCCTGCGACCCGGCCGCGCCGGACCCCGCCTGCCCCGACGGCCCGCACGCCACGGACGCCCCGGCCACGGCAGGCCCCGCGCGCCTGGTGGAGCTGCCGGTGGGCGCCGCAGAGGACCGTGTCACCGGGTCGCTGCACCTGGGCAAGGCACTCTCTGGTGAGGGCGCCGAGTACGAGCCCGGACTGCTGGCGCGCGCCCACCGCGGGGTGCTGTACGTCGACGAGGTCAACCTGCTGCACGACCACCTGGTGGACCTGCTGCTCGACGCGGCCGCGATGGGCCGCACCTCGGTGGAGCGCGACGGCGTCTCGATCAGCCATGCGTCGCGGTTCGTGCTCGTGGGCACCATGAATCCCGAGGAGGGCGAGCTGCGGCCGCAGCTGCTGGACCGGTTCGGTCTGGCGGTGGACGTGGCCGCGCCGCGTGATGCCGCGGTGCGCGCCGAGATCGTGCGCCGGCGCCTGGCCTTCGACGCCGACCCGGCAGGCTTCGCCGCACGGTGGGCGGACGCCGAGTCGGAGCTGGCGCGGCGCATCGCCGGCGCCCGGGAGCGCGTCGGATCGGTGGTGCTGGGCGACGCGGCGCTCACGGCGATCGCCGAGGTGTGCGCAGCATTCGACGTGGACGGGATGCGCGCGGACCTGGTGACGGCCAAGGCCGCCGCCGCGCACGCCGCGTGGTGCGGCCGCACCGGCGTCACTCGCGAGGACATCGCCGCCGCAGCCCGGCTCACCCTGCCGCACCGCCGGCGCCGGGCCCCGTTCGACGATCCGGGTACCGACGGCGAACGCCTGGACGAGCTCCTGGACGGCATGGGCGACGCGGAGGACCCCGACGGCCCCGGCGATGACGGAACCGGGGACGACGGACCGGGCGAGGACGGCCCAGAAGGCGGGGAGGGCCCCGAGGGCGGGGACGGCCCTGAGGGCGGGGGCCCTGAGGGCGGGGGCCCTGAGGACGGGGGCCCTGAGGACGGGGGCCCTGAAGACGACGGCCCGGGCGGCGGGGCGCCGGAACCGGCTGACGACGGCTCCGCGGAACAGCGACCCCGCACCGACGGCGGTGCAGATGACCATGCCGATCGCGATTCGGGCACGCCTGCCGAGCGCGCGCTCGCCCCCGCCGGCGCACCGTTCCGCGCCCGGCTGCTGGCCGCGCAGCGCGCCGGCCGCGGGGCGGCGGGGCGGCGCTCGCGGGCCCGGACGACGGTGGGCCGCACCGTGGGGGCACGCCGGAGCGCCTCCGCCGCGGACCCCGCACCGGTGCACCTGCCGGCCACGATCCGCGCGGCCGTAGTGCGCCGGGGGGACCTTGCCGGTCCGCAGCCCCCGAGCCGAGCACCGTTTCCCGCGACACGCCGGGGGAATCGGCGCGCGGCTGACGAAAGCGTGCGCGGATCGGCCGACTCCGCGCCAGGTGCCCGGATCACCCCGGCCGACCTGCGCCGCAAGATCGTCGAGGGCCGGGAGACCAACCTGGTGCTGCTGTGCGTGGACGCGTCGGGGTCGATGGCGGCACGCACGCGGATGGAGCAGGTCAAGGCCGCGGTGCTGTCGCTGCTGCTGGATGCGTACCGACGCCGGGACACCGTCGGGCTGGTGACCTTCCGCGGCGATTCCGCGTCCGTGGTCCTGCCGCCGACGAACTCGGTGGACATCGCCGCCGCGCGCCTCCGGGATCTCCCCACCGGCGGGCGCACCCCGCTCGCGGAGGGGCTCGACCGGGCCGCGGAGACTCTGCGCCGCCACCGGCTGCGCGCCCCGGACCTGCGCCCCCTGCTCATCGTCGTCACCGACGGCCGCGCCACCGCGGGCCCCGACGCCGTGGGCAGGTCTCTCGCCGCGGCAGACCGCCTGGCCGCCGCGCAGACCCCCGCGGTGGTGTTGGACTGCGAGACGGGCCGTTTCCGCATGGGGCTCGCCCGCGACCTCGCGCAGCGCATGGGCGCCGAGTACTCCCCCGTCGGCGATGTCCGTGCGGACGCCATCACCGCGGCGGCCGCCCCCCACCTCCAGCACCCACGCACCGGAAAGGCCGCCTGA
- the cobO gene encoding cob(I)yrinic acid a,c-diamide adenosyltransferase: MPQGKPAYVPDDGLTTRQRRNRPLVMVNTGDGKGKSTSAFGLALRGWNQGWSVAVFQFVKSAKWRLGEQSAFEALGGLHESDGTGGAIEWHKMGSGWSWSRKAGTDEDHAAAALEGWREIQARLADERHGLYVLDEFTYPINWGWIDVDEVVETLAHRPGRQHVMITGRRADPKLVEAADLVTEMTKIKHPMDAGQKGQRGIEW; this comes from the coding sequence ATGCCCCAGGGAAAACCCGCATACGTGCCCGACGACGGCCTCACCACCCGCCAGCGCCGCAACCGTCCGCTCGTCATGGTCAACACCGGCGACGGCAAGGGCAAGTCCACCTCGGCGTTCGGCCTGGCGCTGCGCGGGTGGAACCAGGGATGGTCGGTGGCGGTGTTCCAGTTCGTCAAGTCGGCCAAGTGGCGCCTGGGCGAGCAGTCGGCGTTCGAGGCGCTCGGCGGGCTGCACGAATCCGACGGCACCGGCGGCGCGATCGAGTGGCACAAGATGGGCTCGGGCTGGTCGTGGTCGCGCAAGGCCGGCACCGACGAGGACCATGCCGCCGCCGCGCTCGAAGGTTGGCGCGAGATCCAGGCGCGGCTGGCCGATGAGCGGCACGGGCTGTACGTGCTCGACGAGTTCACCTACCCCATCAATTGGGGCTGGATCGACGTGGACGAGGTGGTGGAGACCCTGGCGCACCGGCCGGGCCGCCAGCACGTGATGATCACCGGCCGCCGCGCCGACCCCAAGCTCGTCGAGGCCGCCGACCTGGTCACGGAGATGACGAAGATCAAGCACCCCATGGACGCCGGGCAGAAGGGGCAGCGTGGCATCGAATGGTAG
- a CDS encoding cobyrinate a,c-diamide synthase, whose protein sequence is MLTLPRVVIAAPASGHGKTTVATGLMAALRRAGHRVSGHKVGPDYIDPGYHALATGRPGRNLDPHLQSPELLTPLLLHGAAGADVAVVEGVMGLYDGMLGADGFASTAHVAAELTAPVILVVDVSHASRSIAAVVHGMAGFDGGTRLAGVILNKAGSQRHADEVISALDHTGIPVLGVLHRDDGISAPSRHLGLVPAAERADAAARLDRLAALIAERVDLPAVVRIARAAPPLAAEPWDPAAALPTAPAALPPGPRPVIAVAGGRAFTFRYTETDELLRAAGCDVTVFDPLRDERLPPGTAGIYLGGGFPEVHAAELSANTPLLGHVRAAVGAGIPTVAECAGLLYLCREVEGAPMAGALDAAAAMAPRLTLGYRTAVASADGLAGPAGTRVTGHEFHRTALDSALEPPAWLLAGSGPGARPRPDGWSSATLHASYLHTHWAGYPVLAHRFADAARRAPALPDAVLWSRPAPPPEPDLHHHGDRESAEGLADFAVNVSRLARPAWLDAALRASFDGLGGYPDPAGAREALAARHGRGTDEVLPTAGGAEAFTLLARARHWHRPVVVHPQFTEPEAALRAAGYDGTAGPAVHRMLLRPDDGFRLDPADVPADADLVVVGNPTNPTSVLHPSATLRSLLRPGRVVAVDEAFMDAVPGEHESLTRTALPGLVVLRSLTKTWAIPGLRAGYAVGDAAVLADLAAQQPPWSVSGPAAAAMIACSGDEAVAESDHRAHTIAADRDVLVDGLRTLGLHVAGPARGPFVLVRCRTGTRTMLRANGFAVRRGDTFPGLAPDGDTEWVRVAVRDRASTGALLTAWAEAL, encoded by the coding sequence ATGCTGACCCTTCCCCGCGTCGTCATCGCCGCGCCGGCGTCGGGCCACGGCAAGACGACGGTCGCGACGGGGCTCATGGCGGCGCTGCGCCGCGCCGGGCACCGGGTCTCCGGGCACAAGGTGGGCCCCGACTACATCGACCCCGGCTACCACGCGCTGGCCACGGGCCGCCCCGGCCGCAACCTGGACCCGCACCTCCAGTCGCCGGAGCTGCTGACGCCGCTGCTGCTGCACGGGGCCGCGGGCGCGGACGTCGCCGTCGTCGAGGGCGTCATGGGCCTGTACGACGGGATGCTGGGGGCCGATGGTTTCGCCTCCACCGCGCACGTGGCCGCCGAGCTCACGGCGCCGGTGATCCTGGTCGTGGACGTCTCGCACGCCTCCCGGTCCATCGCCGCCGTCGTGCACGGGATGGCCGGTTTCGACGGCGGCACCCGGCTGGCCGGGGTGATCCTCAACAAGGCGGGGTCACAGCGGCACGCCGACGAGGTGATCTCCGCGCTCGACCACACCGGCATCCCGGTGCTGGGGGTCCTGCACCGCGACGACGGCATCAGCGCCCCGTCCCGGCACCTGGGCCTGGTGCCCGCCGCCGAGCGCGCCGACGCCGCCGCCCGCCTGGACCGCCTCGCCGCGCTCATCGCCGAGCGCGTCGACCTGCCCGCCGTCGTCCGCATCGCCCGCGCCGCACCCCCGTTGGCCGCGGAGCCGTGGGATCCGGCCGCGGCGCTGCCGACGGCCCCGGCGGCTCTCCCGCCCGGCCCGCGCCCGGTGATCGCCGTCGCCGGAGGGCGGGCGTTCACGTTCCGCTACACCGAGACCGACGAGCTGCTGCGCGCCGCCGGCTGCGACGTGACCGTGTTCGATCCCCTGCGCGACGAGCGGCTGCCGCCCGGGACGGCCGGAATCTACCTGGGCGGCGGGTTTCCCGAGGTGCACGCCGCGGAGCTGTCGGCCAACACCCCGCTCCTCGGGCACGTGCGCGCGGCCGTCGGCGCCGGGATCCCCACCGTCGCCGAATGCGCGGGCCTGCTGTATCTGTGCCGCGAGGTCGAGGGCGCGCCGATGGCGGGGGCGCTCGACGCGGCCGCCGCGATGGCGCCGCGGCTCACGCTCGGCTACCGCACCGCCGTCGCCTCCGCCGACGGGTTGGCGGGCCCGGCGGGCACGCGCGTGACCGGCCACGAGTTCCACCGCACTGCCCTCGATTCCGCGCTGGAGCCGCCGGCCTGGCTCCTCGCCGGCAGCGGCCCGGGCGCGCGTCCCCGGCCGGACGGGTGGTCCTCGGCCACGCTGCACGCGTCCTATCTGCACACCCATTGGGCCGGGTATCCGGTTCTGGCGCACCGGTTCGCCGACGCCGCCCGCCGCGCACCCGCGCTGCCCGACGCGGTTCTGTGGAGCCGCCCCGCGCCGCCCCCGGAGCCCGACCTGCACCACCACGGCGACCGCGAGTCCGCGGAAGGCCTGGCCGACTTCGCAGTGAACGTCTCCCGACTGGCCCGCCCCGCGTGGCTGGACGCGGCGCTGCGCGCGTCGTTCGACGGACTGGGCGGGTATCCCGACCCGGCCGGCGCCCGCGAGGCCCTCGCCGCGCGGCACGGTCGCGGAACCGACGAGGTGCTGCCCACCGCCGGCGGGGCCGAGGCCTTCACGCTGCTCGCCCGGGCGCGGCACTGGCACCGGCCGGTGGTGGTGCATCCGCAGTTCACCGAGCCGGAGGCGGCGCTGCGCGCGGCGGGGTACGACGGCACGGCCGGCCCGGCGGTGCACCGCATGCTGCTGCGGCCCGACGACGGGTTCCGGCTCGATCCGGCGGACGTCCCCGCCGACGCCGACCTCGTCGTCGTCGGCAACCCCACCAACCCCACGTCGGTGCTACACCCGTCCGCGACGCTGCGCTCCCTGCTGCGCCCCGGCCGGGTGGTGGCCGTCGACGAAGCCTTCATGGACGCCGTACCCGGCGAGCACGAATCCCTGACGCGCACCGCGCTTCCCGGGCTGGTCGTCCTGCGATCACTCACCAAGACGTGGGCGATCCCCGGGCTGCGTGCCGGCTACGCGGTCGGCGATGCCGCGGTGCTGGCCGACCTCGCCGCGCAACAACCCCCGTGGTCGGTGTCGGGGCCCGCGGCGGCGGCGATGATCGCGTGCAGCGGGGACGAGGCCGTCGCGGAATCGGACCACCGGGCGCACACGATCGCTGCCGATCGCGACGTCCTCGTGGACGGCCTGCGCACGCTCGGCCTGCACGTGGCGGGACCGGCCCGCGGCCCGTTCGTCCTCGTCCGATGCCGCACCGGCACACGGACGATGCTGCGGGCGAACGGCTTCGCAGTGCGCCGCGGTGATACGTTCCCAGGCCTCGCGCCGGACGGCGACACCGAGTGGGTACGGGTGGCGGTGCGCGACCGGGCCTCCACCGGTGCACTGCTCACCGCGTGGGCGGAGGCGCTGTGA
- a CDS encoding cobalamin biosynthesis protein → MSAARAAGLILGFAADRALGDPPRWHPVSGFGRAGRGLERRMYAQSRLRGAAFTGILVAGPTGIGLAAGRASRGRPVAEAVTVAFATWAVLGGTTLAREARAVETRLARGDLGAARTQVTRLVGRDPEFMSTADVARAAIESVAENTSDAVVAPLVWGALLGPAGLLGYRAVNTLDAMVGHRSARYERFGWASARLDDAANLAPARLTALLAALCGADTAGALRAWRRDARKHPSPNAGPVEAAFAGALGVRLGGVNAYRGVVEDRGMLGDGRAPAATDIERTVRLAARVGAAALGVTALLAAAAPPP, encoded by the coding sequence GTGAGCGCGGCGCGTGCCGCCGGTCTGATCCTCGGGTTCGCCGCCGACCGCGCGCTCGGCGACCCGCCCCGGTGGCACCCGGTGAGCGGCTTCGGCCGTGCCGGACGTGGACTCGAGCGGCGGATGTACGCGCAGTCGCGGCTGCGCGGCGCCGCGTTCACCGGCATCCTCGTCGCCGGACCGACCGGAATCGGACTCGCCGCCGGCCGCGCCAGCCGCGGGCGCCCTGTCGCAGAGGCCGTCACGGTCGCGTTCGCCACGTGGGCCGTGCTCGGCGGCACCACCCTGGCGCGCGAAGCCCGCGCCGTCGAAACCCGCCTGGCCCGCGGCGACCTGGGGGCGGCCCGCACGCAGGTGACCCGGCTCGTCGGCCGGGACCCCGAGTTCATGTCCACCGCGGATGTGGCCCGGGCGGCGATCGAATCGGTCGCGGAGAACACCTCGGACGCCGTCGTCGCGCCACTCGTCTGGGGCGCCCTGCTGGGGCCGGCCGGGCTTCTCGGCTACCGCGCCGTGAACACGCTCGACGCGATGGTGGGGCACCGCAGCGCGCGGTACGAGCGGTTCGGCTGGGCGTCCGCGCGGCTCGACGACGCAGCGAACCTCGCTCCGGCCCGGCTGACCGCGCTGCTGGCGGCCCTGTGCGGAGCCGACACCGCGGGCGCACTGCGGGCCTGGCGGCGGGACGCGCGCAAGCACCCGAGCCCCAACGCCGGACCCGTCGAAGCCGCGTTCGCGGGGGCGCTGGGCGTGCGGCTCGGCGGGGTGAATGCGTACCGGGGGGTAGTGGAAGATCGGGGCATGCTGGGCGACGGGCGCGCGCCGGCCGCTACGGACATCGAGCGCACCGTGCGTTTGGCGGCGCGCGTGGGCGCTGCGGCACTCGGTGTCACTGCTCTGCTCGCCGCGGCCGCTCCCCCTCCCTGA
- a CDS encoding TetR/AcrR family transcriptional regulator, whose translation MGQDSARQRLIEAGEQLYAEAGVGRVRLRELNTLAGVRNDSAVHYHFGSQDGLLEAILQTHLHEIGARVDETTALLCTGRDGSPDALRDAIAALAIPFAEKLRDERGRRFIRIVAQVWGRIGDWQQQRFIPSSALAMDLIRRSARGLPAEVLEERMWLITRFVVSSFAARAENQDAVVDGITLDAFVYDVVGMATAAYFAAPPEGGFWPERWPVIREGERPRRAEQ comes from the coding sequence ATGGGGCAGGACAGTGCGCGTCAGCGGCTGATCGAGGCGGGCGAGCAGTTGTATGCGGAGGCCGGGGTGGGGCGGGTGCGGCTGCGCGAGCTCAACACGCTGGCGGGCGTGCGCAACGACTCGGCGGTGCACTACCACTTCGGATCGCAGGACGGACTGCTCGAGGCGATCCTGCAGACGCATCTGCACGAGATCGGCGCCCGCGTCGACGAGACGACGGCGCTCCTGTGCACGGGGCGCGACGGCTCGCCGGATGCGCTGCGGGACGCCATCGCCGCGCTCGCCATCCCGTTCGCTGAGAAGCTGCGCGACGAGCGCGGACGGAGGTTCATCCGCATCGTCGCGCAGGTGTGGGGCCGCATCGGCGACTGGCAGCAGCAGCGCTTCATCCCCTCCAGCGCGTTGGCGATGGATCTGATCCGGCGCAGCGCACGAGGACTGCCGGCCGAGGTGCTGGAAGAGCGGATGTGGCTGATCACGCGGTTCGTGGTCTCGTCGTTCGCCGCCCGCGCGGAGAACCAGGACGCGGTGGTCGACGGGATCACGCTCGACGCGTTCGTCTACGACGTGGTGGGCATGGCGACAGCCGCGTACTTCGCGGCGCCGCCGGAGGGCGGGTTCTGGCCGGAGCGGTGGCCGGTGATCAGGGAGGGGGAGCGGCCGCGGCGAGCAGAGCAGTGA